From the genome of Terriglobia bacterium, one region includes:
- the gcvPB gene encoding aminomethyl-transferring glycine dehydrogenase subunit GcvPB has translation MEDKILKATTHISQNEGLIFEKSSPGKKGYRLAPLDVPEVDPAKELGNVAREDLGNMPEVSEIEIIRHFTRMSTWNYAVDHGMYPLGSCTMKYNARVNEAVARFEGLANAHPYQPERVSQGCLRVMKTLADALIEICGMDAITLQPAAGAHGELTGVLLIRAYLESQGNPRKRMLIPDSAHGTNPATAAMSGYAVENLKSNEQGMVDLAALESQMNDEIAGLMITNPSTLGGFETQIGKIAEILHAKGGLLYMDGANMNALVGKTRPGDFGVDVMHLNLHKTFSTPHGGGGPGSGPVAVK, from the coding sequence ATGGAAGACAAAATCCTCAAAGCGACAACGCACATCAGCCAGAACGAAGGTCTGATCTTCGAGAAATCCTCTCCGGGCAAGAAGGGGTACCGACTCGCGCCGCTCGACGTTCCAGAAGTCGATCCGGCAAAGGAACTCGGCAACGTGGCCCGCGAGGACCTTGGCAATATGCCCGAGGTCAGCGAAATCGAGATCATCCGGCACTTCACGCGTATGTCGACCTGGAACTACGCGGTCGATCACGGGATGTATCCCCTCGGCTCGTGCACGATGAAATACAATGCGCGCGTGAACGAGGCAGTAGCGCGATTTGAAGGACTCGCGAACGCGCATCCGTATCAGCCGGAGCGTGTGTCGCAGGGATGCCTGCGCGTAATGAAGACGCTTGCAGATGCCTTGATCGAAATCTGCGGCATGGATGCGATCACGCTGCAACCGGCGGCGGGCGCGCACGGAGAACTCACGGGCGTGCTGCTGATTCGCGCGTACCTGGAGTCACAGGGCAATCCGCGCAAGCGCATGCTTATTCCGGATTCTGCGCACGGAACGAACCCTGCGACGGCGGCGATGTCCGGCTATGCGGTCGAGAACCTCAAATCGAACGAGCAGGGCATGGTCGATCTGGCGGCGCTTGAATCACAGATGAACGACGAGATCGCCGGTTTGATGATCACCAACCCGAGCACACTCGGCGGCTTTGAAACGCAGATCGGGAAGATTGCCGAGATCCTGCACGCCAAGGGCGGCCTGCTCTACATGGACGGCGCCAACATGAACGCGCTGGTCGGCAAGACGCGCCCCGGCGACTTCGGTGTCGACGTGATGCATCTGAACCTGCACAAGACGTTCTCGACGCCTCATGGCGGCGGTGGTCCGGGGTCCGGTCCTGTCGCGGTCAAA
- the gcvPA gene encoding aminomethyl-transferring glycine dehydrogenase subunit GcvPA has translation MRYLPKSPTDREHMLREIGVNSIDDFFAPIPAEYRLNRDLKVPRQMSEQEIMEWFKARAAENTTGFHIFLGAGAYNHYRPVVIDSLISRGEFFTAYTPYQPEIAQGTLQSIFEFQSMICELTGMDVANASMYDGSTGAAEALMMAVRLTGRSKALVARSVHPEYREVIRTYVKHQGMPLGEIGFGDNGRVDLKALDASIDDQTACVLIQSPNFFGTIEDVAAIADLAHKKGALLVVSISEALSLGIVKPPADADIISMETQSFGIPLGYGGPYAGVIATKEKFVRQIPGRLVGETRDRNGKRGFVLTLSTREQHIRREKATSNICTNQALIALMANIYMTIYGREGLKELAKQNLAKAAYARQQMAKKAKVLFDSAPRFNEFVVQTADDSYVIGQRLTDKHIVGGFPLRKFYPELGNAAVWCCTEMNTREAIDAAVAEVK, from the coding sequence ATGCGCTATCTTCCGAAGTCTCCCACCGACCGCGAACACATGTTGCGCGAGATCGGCGTTAATTCTATTGACGATTTCTTTGCGCCGATCCCGGCGGAATACCGGCTGAACCGCGATCTCAAGGTGCCACGACAGATGTCAGAGCAGGAGATCATGGAGTGGTTCAAGGCACGTGCCGCCGAGAACACAACCGGCTTTCACATCTTTCTTGGGGCCGGTGCCTACAACCATTACCGGCCGGTCGTAATTGACTCGCTCATCTCGCGCGGCGAATTCTTCACCGCCTACACGCCCTACCAGCCGGAAATCGCGCAGGGAACACTTCAGTCGATATTCGAGTTCCAGTCGATGATCTGTGAACTCACGGGGATGGATGTCGCGAACGCCTCCATGTACGACGGTTCAACAGGCGCGGCCGAAGCTCTGATGATGGCTGTGCGCCTGACTGGCCGCAGCAAGGCTTTGGTAGCACGGAGCGTGCACCCGGAGTATCGCGAGGTGATTCGCACCTACGTCAAGCACCAGGGGATGCCTCTCGGGGAGATCGGTTTCGGCGACAACGGGCGAGTAGATCTGAAGGCGCTCGACGCTTCAATTGACGATCAGACTGCGTGCGTGCTGATTCAGTCGCCAAATTTCTTCGGCACCATCGAGGACGTTGCGGCTATTGCGGATCTCGCGCACAAGAAAGGCGCGTTGCTCGTGGTCTCGATCTCCGAGGCACTATCGCTAGGGATCGTGAAGCCGCCGGCGGATGCCGATATCATCTCCATGGAGACGCAGTCGTTCGGAATCCCGCTCGGTTACGGCGGGCCGTACGCCGGTGTCATCGCGACGAAGGAGAAATTCGTACGGCAGATTCCCGGACGCCTTGTGGGCGAAACACGCGACCGTAATGGCAAGCGAGGGTTCGTGTTGACGCTGTCGACGCGCGAGCAACACATACGGCGCGAGAAGGCGACGTCGAACATCTGCACCAACCAGGCGCTGATCGCGCTGATGGCGAATATTTACATGACGATTTACGGGCGCGAGGGGCTGAAGGAATTAGCGAAGCAGAACCTTGCAAAGGCCGCTTACGCACGGCAGCAGATGGCCAAGAAGGCGAAGGTGCTGTTCGATTCGGCGCCACGTTTCAATGAATTCGTCGTGCAAACGGCGGACGATTCCTATGTCATAGGGCAGCGGCTGACGGACAAGCACATCGTCGGCGGCTTCCCTCTGAGGAAGTTCTATCCCGAACTCGGCAATGCCGCCGTATGGTGCTGCACCGAAATGAATACGCGCGAAGCAATCGACGCGGCTGTCGCGGAGGTGAAGTGA
- the gcvH gene encoding glycine cleavage system protein GcvH: MAYPADFKYTKEHEWIKVDGTTGTIGITDHAQNSLGDIVFVELPKVGAELKAGESFGTVESVKAVSDLFAPVSGTVTEINEALATAPEKVNSDAHAAWMVKVTLKDPSELNRLLSAADYEKFAAEEK, translated from the coding sequence ATGGCTTATCCCGCAGATTTCAAGTACACCAAAGAGCACGAGTGGATCAAGGTTGACGGTACGACCGGAACGATTGGGATTACCGATCATGCTCAGAACTCGCTTGGTGACATCGTGTTTGTCGAACTGCCGAAGGTTGGTGCCGAGTTGAAGGCGGGCGAAAGCTTCGGCACCGTCGAATCGGTAAAAGCGGTCAGCGACCTGTTTGCGCCGGTTTCGGGGACGGTGACCGAAATTAACGAAGCGCTGGCGACTGCCCCCGAGAAAGTAAACAGCGACGCTCATGCGGCATGGATGGTGAAGGTGACGTTGAAGGACCCGTCCGAGTTGAATAGACTGCTCTCCGCCGCCGATTACGAAAAGTTTGCAGCAGAAGAGAAGTAG
- the gcvT gene encoding glycine cleavage system aminomethyltransferase GcvT has translation MAPTVVGTPRKTALNAVHRQMGARMVDFAGWDMPVEYPPHGDRKAGGLIAEHMAVRTSVGIFDVSHMGDIRVHGREALAAIQRMTMNDATKLAIGQCQYSALLYPEGTFVDDVIVHRLGESDYLLVINAGTREKDVNWVVGQGEGFDCRVENLSDNFTQIAIQGPNGVKLLQKLTDADLSRVKFYWFTHGAVCDLPNTLIARTGYTAEDGFEIYIPSDEATSARVWNAVMDAGKEFGVLPCGLGARNTLRLEGCLPLYGHEISESITVWEAGLDRFLKMDKGNFVGRAALAEQKEEGITRKLVGLENVDRGIPRDGYKVFDLAGKEIGYVTSGSPGPFLKKNIALAYVPLELSGIDTEVNVEIRGQMVKCKVIPTPFYKRPKLSTAPKPGV, from the coding sequence TTGGCTCCCACGGTTGTTGGCACACCCCGCAAGACCGCATTGAATGCTGTTCATCGACAGATGGGCGCCCGCATGGTCGACTTCGCGGGCTGGGATATGCCGGTCGAGTACCCGCCTCACGGTGATCGCAAGGCCGGCGGACTCATCGCCGAGCACATGGCAGTGCGCACGAGCGTCGGCATTTTCGACGTCAGCCACATGGGCGATATTCGCGTTCATGGGCGTGAGGCGCTTGCCGCCATCCAGCGTATGACCATGAACGACGCGACGAAACTCGCGATCGGCCAGTGCCAGTATTCGGCTCTGCTCTATCCCGAGGGAACCTTCGTAGACGATGTCATCGTGCATCGGCTGGGCGAGAGCGATTACCTGCTGGTGATCAACGCCGGAACTCGAGAGAAGGACGTCAACTGGGTCGTGGGTCAGGGGGAAGGATTCGACTGCAGGGTCGAAAACCTCAGCGACAACTTCACGCAGATCGCGATCCAGGGTCCCAACGGCGTAAAGCTGTTGCAGAAGCTGACAGACGCGGATCTCTCGAGGGTGAAGTTCTACTGGTTCACGCACGGTGCAGTTTGCGATTTGCCGAACACGCTAATCGCGAGGACCGGATATACGGCCGAGGACGGCTTTGAGATCTATATCCCGTCGGACGAGGCGACCAGCGCGCGTGTGTGGAACGCCGTGATGGACGCCGGGAAAGAGTTTGGCGTGCTTCCGTGCGGGCTCGGCGCGCGCAACACCTTGCGGCTCGAGGGTTGCCTTCCTTTATATGGGCACGAAATTTCGGAGTCGATTACGGTTTGGGAGGCGGGACTCGATCGGTTCCTCAAGATGGACAAGGGCAACTTTGTCGGCCGAGCCGCGCTGGCTGAGCAAAAGGAAGAGGGGATCACCCGCAAATTGGTCGGCCTTGAGAACGTCGACCGAGGAATTCCGCGCGACGGCTACAAGGTATTCGATCTCGCCGGGAAAGAAATTGGCTACGTAACGAGCGGATCGCCCGGGCCGTTCCTGAAGAAGAACATCGCGCTCGCGTATGTCCCCCTCGAATTGTCTGGCATCGATACCGAGGTTAACGTCGAGATTCGCGGGCAGATGGTGAAGTGCAAGGTGATTCCGACACCGTTCTACAAGAGACCGAAGTTGAGTACAGCGCCGAAGCCCGGCGTGTGA
- a CDS encoding CocE/NonD family hydrolase, with protein MRIRVTIALVLFCCTLISIAQTTPAENEFKRVEVMVLMRDGVHLQTVYFVPLNQKEPLPILMVRTPYGVPETEAFLHAPSMKQLIADGYIFVYQNLRGRFKSEGTFNMSMAFDPKGPNESTDAYDTIDWLLKNVPNNNGKVGIFGVSYPGLTAALSTLDPHPALKAISEQASPADQWMNDDFHRYGALRLSYAFEYSVLEEADKNANTHFNFDKFDTYQWYLDLGPLSNINAKYLHGKLPAWNNMADHPNYDSFWQKESFTNQIHGATVPILNVAGFWDQEDPWGPWKIYYSDEKNDPKHYNFMVAGPWNHGGWRGADGSHLGLIPFGGHNTSLEFRENIEAPWFRYWLHGEGQPFTWEAQTFQTGSNTWHKYSAWPPKEAKNTNLYLLAGGELSFIAPKSTTGYAQYISDPANPVPYRHRPISPTYPGGDWTTWEVQDQRFVEHRPDVLTFESKPLDHDITVTGELAADLFASTTGTDSDWIVKLIDVYPEDAQPRNIDTAPYKPGEYAQSLNGYELIIAAEVARARFRKSFEKPVPVVPNQVTEYKIPLRSHDHVFLKGHRIMVQVQSTWFPIIDRNPQKFVPNIFQAKARDFIKATQRVYGTVKAPSHIVLPVMLTSAAEPGSR; from the coding sequence ATGCGCATCCGTGTCACGATAGCCCTCGTCCTCTTCTGCTGCACTCTCATCTCCATCGCGCAAACCACGCCCGCGGAAAACGAATTCAAGCGCGTCGAAGTCATGGTCCTCATGCGCGACGGGGTTCATTTGCAGACCGTCTATTTTGTCCCGCTGAACCAGAAGGAGCCTCTGCCCATTCTGATGGTGCGCACTCCCTATGGCGTCCCGGAGACCGAAGCCTTTCTGCACGCGCCCTCCATGAAGCAACTCATCGCCGACGGATACATCTTCGTCTACCAGAACCTGCGCGGACGCTTTAAGTCCGAGGGCACCTTTAACATGTCGATGGCCTTCGATCCGAAAGGGCCAAACGAATCCACCGATGCCTACGACACCATCGACTGGCTCTTGAAGAACGTTCCCAACAACAACGGGAAGGTCGGTATTTTCGGCGTCTCCTACCCGGGACTCACTGCCGCGTTGAGCACCCTCGATCCGCATCCAGCGCTGAAGGCCATTTCCGAGCAGGCGTCTCCCGCCGACCAGTGGATGAATGACGATTTCCATCGCTACGGCGCACTGCGCCTGAGTTACGCCTTCGAATATTCCGTCCTCGAAGAAGCTGATAAAAACGCCAACACGCATTTCAACTTCGACAAGTTCGATACTTATCAGTGGTATCTGGATCTCGGCCCGCTCTCCAACATCAACGCCAAGTACCTTCACGGAAAGCTGCCGGCGTGGAACAACATGGCCGACCATCCGAATTACGACTCCTTCTGGCAAAAAGAATCGTTTACGAACCAGATCCACGGTGCAACCGTGCCGATCCTCAACGTCGCCGGATTTTGGGATCAGGAAGACCCGTGGGGTCCGTGGAAGATCTATTACAGCGACGAAAAGAACGATCCGAAGCACTACAACTTCATGGTCGCCGGCCCGTGGAATCACGGTGGATGGCGCGGTGCGGACGGCTCCCATCTCGGCCTGATCCCCTTCGGCGGACACAACACGTCTCTCGAGTTCCGTGAAAACATCGAGGCCCCGTGGTTCCGCTACTGGCTGCACGGAGAAGGCCAGCCGTTTACGTGGGAGGCGCAGACGTTCCAGACGGGTTCGAATACCTGGCACAAGTACAGCGCATGGCCTCCGAAGGAGGCGAAGAATACCAATCTCTATCTGCTCGCGGGCGGTGAACTCTCCTTCATTGCCCCGAAGAGCACCACCGGTTACGCGCAATACATCTCCGATCCCGCGAACCCCGTCCCATACCGCCATCGCCCAATCTCGCCGACCTATCCGGGAGGCGATTGGACCACCTGGGAGGTGCAGGATCAACGCTTCGTCGAGCATCGCCCCGATGTGCTCACGTTTGAGAGCAAGCCGCTGGATCATGACATAACGGTCACGGGGGAGTTGGCAGCAGATTTATTCGCTTCAACCACTGGCACCGATAGCGACTGGATCGTCAAACTGATCGATGTCTATCCCGAGGACGCTCAGCCGCGCAACATCGACACTGCGCCATACAAACCGGGTGAATATGCGCAGAGCTTGAACGGATACGAGTTGATCATTGCGGCAGAAGTAGCACGAGCGCGTTTCCGCAAAAGCTTCGAGAAACCTGTTCCGGTCGTTCCGAACCAAGTCACTGAGTACAAAATCCCGCTGCGCAGCCATGATCATGTATTCCTGAAGGGGCACCGCATCATGGTGCAGGTACAGAGCACATGGTTCCCCATCATCGACCGCAATCCGCAGAAGTTCGTGCCGAATATCTTTCAGGCGAAAGCGCGCGACTTCATCAAGGCTACGCAACGGGTCTACGGCACCGTGAAGGCACCATCACACATCGTGCTTCCGGTTATGCTGACATCTGCCGCGGAGCCTGGCTCTCGGTGA
- a CDS encoding DinB family protein, translating into MPEQLADDFSARLASAEADLRVITEFEASEPYKPDVWTRKQVLGHLIDSAINNHVRFAVAALDAEYSGPAYHAQGWVAIHDYANMQWSELLELWKAHNALLARVVRQIADDKLAAQCRIGNDPPVTLRYVIEDYLRHMEEHVTEITESQAPRQMSA; encoded by the coding sequence ATGCCGGAACAGTTAGCCGATGATTTCAGCGCGCGACTCGCCTCAGCAGAAGCTGATTTGAGAGTCATCACAGAATTTGAAGCTTCTGAACCCTACAAGCCTGATGTATGGACCCGTAAGCAGGTTCTGGGTCATCTGATCGACTCCGCAATCAATAATCACGTCCGCTTTGCTGTGGCCGCGCTCGATGCCGAATATAGCGGTCCTGCATATCACGCGCAGGGTTGGGTGGCCATACACGATTACGCGAACATGCAGTGGTCCGAGCTGCTGGAATTGTGGAAGGCACACAACGCGCTGCTGGCTCGCGTGGTGAGGCAGATTGCCGACGACAAACTCGCCGCCCAATGCCGCATCGGCAACGACCCGCCGGTCACGCTGCGATATGTCATCGAGGACTACCTGCGCCACATGGAAGAGCATGTCACCGAGATCACCGAGAGCCAGGCTCCGCGGCAGATGTCAGCATAA
- a CDS encoding BON domain-containing protein, which translates to MRRAVLAVATAVLGLTIGVFAQNQKGQQKNQSQPVAQTGNLNEMTGSVPVIPGVQIIQGPNRGDVRIAREVRHELLMLPYYSLFDDLRYKVDNGTVTLLGNVINPTLKSDSENVVKRIEGVQKVENKINILPPSPMDQSIRIATARAIFSYDGLSRYGWEAAPSIHIVVNGGHVTLMGVVDSQADKNAAGLRANGVPGVFSVNNELQVATAK; encoded by the coding sequence ATGAGAAGAGCAGTGCTGGCAGTTGCAACTGCCGTCCTAGGCTTGACGATTGGGGTTTTTGCGCAAAACCAGAAAGGCCAACAAAAGAATCAGTCGCAACCTGTGGCGCAAACAGGCAACCTGAATGAGATGACCGGCTCGGTTCCGGTAATCCCGGGAGTACAGATCATACAGGGACCAAATCGCGGAGACGTGCGCATTGCACGCGAAGTCCGGCATGAACTGCTGATGCTGCCGTATTACAGCCTATTCGACGATCTTCGTTACAAGGTGGACAACGGCACGGTAACTCTGCTGGGCAACGTGATCAATCCGACGCTGAAGAGCGATTCGGAAAACGTAGTGAAGAGAATTGAGGGTGTTCAGAAGGTTGAGAACAAGATTAATATTCTTCCGCCTTCGCCGATGGACCAGAGTATCCGTATCGCTACCGCGAGGGCCATTTTCAGTTATGACGGCCTTTCCCGGTACGGATGGGAGGCGGCGCCCAGCATTCACATTGTCGTGAACGGCGGGCACGTGACGCTGATGGGAGTGGTAGATTCACAGGCGGACAAGAACGCTGCGGGGCTTCGCGCTAATGGTGTTCCGGGAGTTTTTTCCGTGAACAATGAATTGCAGGTAGCAACAGCAAAATAG
- a CDS encoding Ni/Fe hydrogenase subunit alpha, protein MKRITIEPVSRIEGHAKITIQLDDSGKVAGTEFHVTQVRGFEKFTEGRPFYEMPGITSRICGICPISHQLASSKACDGILAVRVPQAGRKLREVLHCGQFVQSHALSFFYLSAPDFLLGMESDPATRNVLGIIARHPELARDGIDLRKFGLMVIEALAQERVHPSWVVPGGVASPITAQTRDKLLAEIPQAMAVTDRTLQFFKSVLDDYKEEIECFGSTPTMYAGLVDAKGNLQLYEGALRFRAADGTIVEDQIAADDYATFIGETSLRESYLKAPYFTPKGISDGVYRVGPLARLNVADRCGTPKADAELKEFRQRFGHPAHSAFLFHYARLVEIVYALERMEELLSEPAILDTHVRAMAGVNAMEGIGMIEAPRGTLIHHYKVNPDGAITWANLIVATGHNNLAIGKSVQQVAEHYVHGDKLHEGMLNRVSAVVRAYDPCLSCSTHAAGVLAMKVQLVGAKGDLLDEVASD, encoded by the coding sequence ATGAAGCGCATCACCATTGAGCCCGTGAGCCGCATTGAAGGCCACGCCAAGATCACGATTCAACTGGACGACTCGGGCAAGGTCGCGGGCACGGAATTCCATGTCACGCAGGTGCGCGGGTTCGAGAAGTTCACGGAAGGTCGCCCGTTTTACGAGATGCCGGGGATCACCTCGCGCATATGCGGAATCTGTCCGATCAGCCATCAACTGGCATCTTCGAAGGCGTGCGACGGGATTCTCGCCGTGCGGGTGCCGCAGGCCGGGCGAAAGCTTCGCGAGGTATTGCATTGCGGCCAGTTCGTGCAATCGCACGCGTTGAGTTTCTTCTATCTTTCGGCGCCGGATTTCCTGCTGGGGATGGAATCCGATCCCGCAACTCGCAACGTGCTCGGAATCATTGCGCGTCATCCCGAACTCGCTCGCGACGGCATCGACCTGCGCAAGTTCGGGTTGATGGTCATAGAGGCTCTTGCCCAGGAGCGCGTACACCCGTCGTGGGTAGTGCCAGGCGGAGTGGCATCGCCGATAACGGCACAGACCCGGGATAAGCTGCTGGCGGAGATTCCACAGGCTATGGCGGTCACGGACCGCACGCTACAGTTCTTCAAGAGTGTGCTGGACGATTACAAGGAGGAAATCGAATGCTTTGGCTCGACTCCGACCATGTATGCCGGCCTGGTCGACGCCAAGGGCAACCTGCAACTCTACGAAGGTGCGCTGCGGTTCCGTGCCGCCGATGGAACAATCGTCGAAGACCAGATCGCGGCCGACGATTATGCAACTTTCATCGGCGAGACGAGCCTGCGGGAGTCGTATCTTAAGGCACCGTATTTCACTCCGAAGGGAATCTCCGATGGTGTGTACCGGGTCGGTCCCCTGGCACGACTCAATGTCGCAGACCGGTGCGGTACTCCGAAGGCAGACGCCGAACTCAAGGAATTCCGCCAGCGCTTTGGACATCCGGCGCACAGCGCATTCCTATTCCATTACGCGAGGCTCGTTGAAATCGTCTACGCGCTTGAGCGTATGGAAGAGTTGCTGTCCGAACCGGCAATCCTCGATACACACGTACGTGCCATGGCGGGCGTTAACGCGATGGAAGGTATCGGGATGATCGAGGCGCCACGCGGTACCTTGATTCACCACTACAAGGTCAATCCGGATGGTGCGATTACATGGGCGAACCTGATCGTTGCGACCGGGCATAACAACCTTGCGATCGGCAAGAGCGTGCAGCAGGTTGCAGAACACTACGTGCACGGCGACAAACTGCATGAAGGCATGCTGAACCGCGTTTCGGCGGTGGTACGGGCCTATGACCCCTGTCTCAGTTGCTCGACCCACGCCGCTGGGGTGCTTGCGATGAAGGTCCAGCTGGTGGGAGCGAAAGGAGACCTGCTCGACGAAGTTGCCTCAGATTGA
- a CDS encoding NADP oxidoreductase, producing the protein MKKVKVATVWLDGCSGCHMSLLDMDAAIIQLARKIDIVYGPLVDAQEFPEDVDVTLVEGAVSSQDDLAKIQKIRARTQLLIALGDCAVTGNVPAMRNSVPVSKLLQRVYVEGSQGNKVVPTDRVPALLKTARPLREFVKVDVAVPGCPPPAKMIFGLINGLLEGKKKTDTTPVVKFG; encoded by the coding sequence ATGAAGAAGGTGAAAGTCGCCACCGTCTGGCTGGACGGCTGCTCTGGATGTCACATGTCGCTACTCGATATGGATGCCGCCATCATCCAACTGGCGCGCAAGATCGACATCGTCTACGGGCCGTTGGTGGATGCGCAGGAGTTTCCCGAGGACGTGGACGTCACGCTGGTTGAAGGTGCGGTCAGTTCGCAGGACGACCTCGCGAAGATCCAGAAGATACGCGCCCGCACCCAACTCCTGATTGCGTTGGGCGATTGCGCCGTTACCGGCAACGTTCCGGCAATGCGCAATTCCGTGCCGGTAAGCAAACTGTTGCAGCGGGTTTACGTCGAAGGCTCGCAGGGCAACAAGGTGGTTCCGACCGACCGCGTTCCAGCACTGCTGAAGACGGCACGTCCATTACGGGAGTTCGTGAAGGTAGATGTTGCGGTACCGGGCTGTCCGCCGCCGGCGAAGATGATCTTCGGCCTGATCAACGGTCTTCTGGAAGGCAAGAAGAAAACCGACACGACCCCGGTCGTAAAGTTCGGATAA
- the hoxU gene encoding bidirectional hydrogenase complex protein HoxU: MSLAQKKLSIRIDGELVTALEGQTILQAAKASGKYIPTLCDLEGLTPVGACRLCIVEVAGVNRLLPACTTPIQDGMSVTTKSPKLAAYRRMALELLFVERNHTCAVCVSNGHCELQSLATAMGIDTVRFAYNFPKMSVDASHPRFVLDHNRCILCTRCVRVCAEIEGAHVWEVTSRGIHSRIVSDLNQKWSDARSCTNCGKCVQACPTGALAEKGWAVEEMVKRNDNISSLVHRRGVRS, translated from the coding sequence ATGTCCTTGGCGCAAAAGAAACTATCAATACGAATTGACGGCGAGCTGGTTACCGCGCTGGAAGGGCAGACCATTCTCCAGGCTGCAAAGGCGAGCGGGAAATACATCCCGACCCTTTGCGATCTCGAGGGCTTGACGCCCGTAGGCGCGTGCCGGCTCTGTATTGTCGAAGTGGCGGGAGTAAATCGATTGCTGCCCGCATGCACCACGCCAATCCAGGACGGTATGTCGGTAACGACGAAGTCCCCGAAACTGGCGGCCTATCGGCGGATGGCCCTGGAACTCCTCTTTGTCGAAAGGAATCACACCTGCGCGGTGTGCGTCTCCAACGGACACTGCGAACTGCAGAGTTTGGCGACGGCGATGGGGATCGATACGGTTCGGTTTGCGTACAACTTCCCCAAAATGTCGGTCGACGCTTCCCATCCGCGCTTCGTGCTCGATCACAACCGCTGTATTCTCTGCACGCGCTGCGTGCGGGTGTGCGCGGAGATCGAGGGCGCGCACGTTTGGGAGGTGACGTCGCGCGGCATCCATTCACGGATCGTTAGCGACCTGAACCAGAAGTGGAGCGATGCCCGCAGTTGCACGAATTGCGGCAAGTGCGTGCAAGCGTGTCCGACGGGCGCGCTTGCCGAGAAGGGTTGGGCAGTGGAGGAGATGGTGAAGCGGAACGACAACATCAGTTCGCTGGTGCACCGCAGAGGAGTTCGCTCATGA